One part of the Pecten maximus chromosome 1, xPecMax1.1, whole genome shotgun sequence genome encodes these proteins:
- the LOC117317061 gene encoding uncharacterized protein LOC117317061, whose protein sequence is MQDLRSKSSKPHNLVRQLRLYLDEDNLIRCGGRINNAPASHDAKFPYLLPTKHKFTELLVRNLHLQNHHCGVGSTITLLRQRFWIPAIRQLVNSVLRKCVICRKVSGKPYTAPDPPPLPKDRVMDRPFKVTGVDFSGA, encoded by the coding sequence ATGCAGGACCTTCGATCAAAATCATCGAAACCGCACAATCTTGTTCGTCAGCTAAGACTTTATCTTGACGAAGACAATCTTATCAGATGTGGAGGACGTATCAACAATGCACCGGCATCTCATGACGCTAAGTTTCCATATTTACTGCCAACAAAACACAAGTTCACAGAACTACTTGTGCGAAACCTACATTTACAGAATCATCATTGTGGCGTAGGCAGCACAATTACGTTATTACGACAAAGATTCTGGATACCTGCAATTCGCCAACTCGTCAACAGTGTACTACGGAAATGTGTGATTTGTCGCAAAGTGTCGGGCAAACCTTATACCGCCCCTGATCCACCACCTCTACCTAAAGACAGAGTAATGGATAGACCCTTCAAAGTCACGGGAGTGGACTTCTCAGGGGCCTGA
- the LOC117324287 gene encoding tetratricopeptide repeat protein 30A-like, with product MAHLQVKEGEFTSTIYGMIREQRYNEAVQILNNQLQSHQKSRAALSLLGYCHFQMQDFVNASDCYEQLSYMHPEVEEYKLYYAQSLYKACLFTEAMKVACQIDNPQYQGQITKLQAAIKYGEEDLPGSKSLVEQCPADDPDTEINLGCLLFKDNRFEEACQKFTTAMQILGYRPDLSYNIALCHYQLKQYAPALKHIADIIEKGIREHPELSVGMTTEGIDVRSVGNTLILHETALIEAFNLKAAIEYQLKNFEAACEALTDMPPRSEEELDAVTLHNQALMNMELTPTKGFEKMQFLLQQNPFPPETFGNLLLLYVKYEYYDLAADVLAENAHLTYKYLTPYMYDFLEAVITRQTSPEEAYRKLDEMATSQTETLRKLTKQVQEARQNHDDEAVKRAVNDYDEALERYIPVLMQQAKIYWDMENYQQVEKIFRKSVEFCNEHDIWKLNVAHVLFMQENKYKESSGFYEPIVKKNYDNILNVSAIVLANLCVSYIMTSQNEEAEELMRKIEKEEEQVAYDDPEKKIFHLCIVNLVIGTLYCAKGNYEFGISRVIKSLEPYQKKLGTDTWYYAKRCFLSLIENMSKHMIMMRDSVVQECVAFLECCEMYGRDVKAMIEQPLEAEPMHPGKNTVTYEARILKNLLLQLV from the exons ATGGCGCATTTGCAGGTGAAAGAAGGGGAATTTACCTCAACTATATACGGAATG ATCAGGGAACAACGATACAATGAAGCTGTACAAATTCTCAACAACCAGTTACAAAGTCATCAGAAG TCCCGAGCAGCACTGTCTTTGCTGGGATACTGCCACTTCCAGATGCAGGATTTTGTGAATGCTTCTGACTGCTACGAACAGCTGAGCTATATGCATCCCGAGGTGGAAGAGTACAAGTTGTACTATGCCCAGTCACTATACAAAGCCTGCCTCTTCACCGAGGCCATGAAGGTGGCCTGCCAGATAGATAACCCTCAATACCAAGGGCAG ATTACTAAACTCCAGGCTGCAATCAAGTATGGAGAGGAGGACCTCCCTGGTTCTAAG AGTCTTGTAGAGCAGTGCCCTGCAGATGATCCTGACACTGAAATAAATTTGGGATGTCTTCTCTTCAAG GACAACAGATTTGAGGAAGCCTGTCAGAAGTTCACCACTGCCATGCAGATCCTAGGATATAGACCTGATCTGTCCTATAACATAGCACTGTGTCACTACCAGCTGAAACAGTATGCACCAGCCCTTAAACACATCGCTGACATCATAGAGAAGGGTATCAGAGAACACCCAG AACTGAGCGTAGGGATGACAACAGAAGGAATTGATGTCCGCAGTGTAGGAAATACACTGATTCTACACGAGACTGCTCTCATTGAAGCCTTCAATCTCAAGGCTGCCATTGAGTACCAGCTGAAAAACT TTGAGGCTGCCTGTGAGGCATTGACTGACATGCCGCCACGCTCTGAGGAGGAGCTAGATGCAGTCACCCTCCACAATCAGGCACTCATGAACATGGAACTCACACCTACAAAAGGATTTGAAAAAATGCAATTTCTTCTTCAACAAAATCCTTTCCCACCAGAAACATTTGGGAATCTTCTGCTATTATATGTTAAGTATGAA TACTATGATCTGGCTGCAGATGTGTTGGCAGAAAATGCTCATTTGACCTACAAGTATTTGACACCT tatatgtatgaCTTCTTGGAAGCTGTGATAACCAGGCAGACTTCACCAGAGGAGGCTTACAGAAAATTGGATGAGATGGCTACAAGTCAAACAGAAACTCTGCGCAAGTTAACTAAACAG GTCCAGGAAGCGAGACAGAACCACGATGATGAGGCAGTAAAGAGGGCAGTCAATGACTATGACGAGGCCCTGGAGAg GTACATTCCTGTCCTGATGCAACAGGCCAAGATCTACTGGGATATGGAAAACTACCAACAGGTGGAGAAAATCTTCAGGAAATCAGTGGAATTCTGTAATGAACATGACATATGGAAACTCAATGTAGCCCATGTACTCTTTATGCAGGAAAACAAATACAAAGAGTCCTCCGGCTTCTATGAACCTATTGTGAAAAAGAATTATGATAAT ATCCTGAATGTGAGTGCTATAGTGCTGGCTAACCTGTGTGTGTCCTACATCATGACCAGTCAGAATGAAGAG GCAGAAGAGCTGATGAGGAAGATAGAGAAGGAGGAGGAGCAAGTGGCTTATGATGATccagaaaagaaaatattccaCCTGTGTATCGTTAACCTTGTCATAGG GACACTCTACTGTGCTAAAGGAAACTATGAGTTTGGAATCTCCAGGGTGATCAAGAGTCTGGAGCCGTACCAGAAGAAGCTTGGTACAGACACCTGGTACTATGCCAAGCGTTGTTTCCTTTCCTTGATAGAGAATATGTCCAAACACATGATAATGATGAGGGACTCCGTGGTCCAGGAATGTGTTGCCTTCCTCGAGTGCTGTGAAA TGTATGGACGCGATGTCAAAGCTATGATAGAACAGCCCCTTGAAGCTGAGCCAATGCACCCAGGCAAAAATACTGTCACGTACGAAGCTAGGATCCTGAAAAACCTGCTTCTTCAGTTAGTTTGA